The Piliocolobus tephrosceles isolate RC106 unplaced genomic scaffold, ASM277652v3 unscaffolded_37963, whole genome shotgun sequence genome segment CTTGTACCTGCCAGTCAGCAGGCCCCCTGCGGGAAGGCAGCAATCAGCCCCAGGACCCAGAGTGCCCCAGAAGCTGCCACATCCCTCAGGGCTCTGGtctaggggaggggcagggacccAGGAGGGCTGAAGGACGCAGCCCAGCCTCTTGTCAAACCCTCCCTGCTTCCCAGGTCCTGGGCTGGGCATCTGCGGGTCAGGAATAGGCTGAGTCAGGGCCAGGAATGCTCCAGGTACCAGCCAGAGGGTTGTAGGCATAGAACCTCAGTCCAAAGTgcctgaggcaggggaagagCTCCGTTTCCACTTGCCGGGTGGTGGCGCTGTACATGCCCTGCAGGGAGACAGACCCCGGGGAGAAAGTGGATGTGTCAAAAGAAGGGACCTCAAATTTACCCTTATAGAGCCCTTATTTCAGACCTTATCAATTCTAGGACTTtagccatctgggcatatacttATTCTTACTGGTGCTGGTGAAAGGGGCTATGCCCGaggaaaattcattcattcagccaacttTCATGAGCACCAACTATGGGCTGGTTGTCAGATTTAGATTCTTAAGCCAAAAGTCAGGGTCCCTTCCCTCAAGGTTTTATAATAAGGTCAAGTATAACAGTTATAATCGAGTAATGAGGCAATCTTAATAGACTAGAAAGTTCTGTGACCAGTGCCTGGCACCAAGCCGGTGTACAAATATTTGTGCAATGAATCATGAGGAGGTAAACGAGGACCTGAGGTCTCAGGGTCTTCTGGGCCCATCTAGAAAGGCTTCCAGAGGACGAGACATGTATATGAGACCTGAACCCTTCTCCCAGGGAAGGGGCAGTGGCAGGGAAGGGGCAGTGGCGGGGAAGGGACAGTGGCAGGGAAGGGGCAGTGGCGGGGAAGGGACAGTGGTGGGGAAGGGACAGTGGGGGGGAAGGGACAGTGGCAGGGAAGGGGCAGTGGCAGGGAAGGGCATGTTCCAGGCTGAGTGCAGGGCCAGGTGGGGAAGGAAGGGTCCAAGGTGTACAGATAGGCAGGAAGGAAGCAGATGCCTAGTGGCCAGCCTGAGGAGCTTGAATGTTATTCTCAGGGTACCTGGGAGCCATCTGCAGGCTTTCAGCAGGGGGTGGCTGCTATGCAGAGGGCACAGGGGGCAGTCAGGGTGGCAAAGAGAGCCCAGGATGAGCAGAAGTTCTGGAGACCTTGGCCTCTGCAGCCCCAGCCCTCACCTGGTACACAGTGGGCACGATCCAGCCATTGCTCTTGCAGAGGGTACAGATCTCAGCCACTTCCCAGGCGGCATAGTTGGAGAGGCCAAGCTCCACGAACTTGCCCTGCATGGGTGAGGCTCCAGTCAGAACGCAGTGCAGCCCAGACCAGGAAGTGGAGGCCCGGGGGGGACCCTTGGGAGTGGGGCTGTTCCCTGCTCCACCCTGGGACCACCCTGGTACCTCTGATCTCACCCGTAGGAACAGGGTAAGGAGAACAGCAGCGGGCCACCTCCCAGAGCTCAGGGGTCCCCTCACCTCCTGGTGCAGCTGGTGGCAGGCGCGCAGTGTCTCTTCCACCGGGGTGCTGCGGTCAGGTGCATGTAGGTAGAAGAGGTCCACTCGGGGACACTGCAGCCGCTTCAGTGACGTCTCCAGCTGGAACCGGAGACTGTCAGGCTTCAGGGAGTTCCCAAACCATGGATTGG includes the following:
- the LOC113223041 gene encoding aflatoxin B1 aldehyde reductase member 4; protein product: MSRQLSRARPATVLGAMEMGRRMDAPTSAAVTRAFLERGHTEIDTAFLYSDGQSETILGGLGLGLGGSDCRVKIATKANPWFGNSLKPDSLRFQLETSLKRLQCPRVDLFYLHAPDRSTPVEETLRACHQLHQEGKFVELGLSNYAAWEVAEICTLCKSNGWIVPTVYQGMYSATTRQVETELFPCLRHFGLRFYAYNPLAGGLLTGRYKYEDKDGKQPVGRFFGTQWAEIYRNR